A genomic window from Mustela erminea isolate mMusErm1 chromosome 16, mMusErm1.Pri, whole genome shotgun sequence includes:
- the LRP12 gene encoding low-density lipoprotein receptor-related protein 12 isoform X2, which translates to MASRWSTKESPRWRSALVLLFLAGVYACGETPEQIRAPSGIITSPGWPSEYPARINCSWFIRANPGEIITISFQDFDIQGSRRCSLDWLTIETYKNIESYRACGSTVPPPYISSQDHVWIRFHSDDSISRKGFRLAYFSGKSEEPSCACDQFRCGNGKCIPEAWKCNSMDECGDGSDEQVCAREADPPTATSFQPCAYNQFQCLSRFTKVYTCLPESLKCDGNIDCLDLGDEIDCDTPTCGQWLKYFYGTFSSPNYPDFYPPGSNCTWLIDTGDHRKVILRFTDFKLDGTGYGDYVKIYDGLEENPHKLLRVLTAFDSHAPLTVVSSSGQIRVHFCADKVNAARGFNATYQVDGFCLPWEIPCGGNWGCYTEQQRCDGYWHCPNGRDEINCTMCQKEEFPCSRNGVCYPRSDRCNYQNHCPNGSDEKNCFFCQPGNFHCKNNRCVFESWVCDSQDDCGDGSDEENCPVIVPTRVITAAVIGSLICGLLLVIALGCTCKLYSLRMFERRSFETQLSRVEAELLRREAPPSYGQLIAQGLIPPVEDFPVCSPNQASVLENLRLAVRSQLGFTSIRLPMAGRSSNIWNRIFNFARSRHSGSLALVSADGDEVVPSQSNSREPERNHTHRSLFSVESDDTDTENERRDMAGASGGVAAPLPQKVPPTTAVEATVGASGSSSTQSTRGGHTENGRDVTSVEPPGVSPARHQLTSALSRMTQGLRWVRFTLGRSSSVNQNQSPLRQLDNGAHAREEDDDVEMLIPVSDGASDLDVNDCSRPLLDLASEQGQGFRQPYSATNPGGRPSNRDGPCERCGIVHTAQIPDTCLEATLKQETSDDEALLLC; encoded by the exons ttttcaggATTTTGATATTCAGGGGTCCAGAAGATGCAGTTTGGACTGGTTGACGATAGAAACCTACAAGAACATTGAAAGTTACAGAGCTTGTGGTTCCACAGTTCCGCCACCGTATATTTCTTCCCAAGACCACGTCTGGATCAGGTTCCATTCCGATGATAGTATCTCTAGAAAGGGTTTCAGACTGGCATATTTTTcag GGAAATCCGAAGAACCCAGCTGTGCTTGCGATCAGTTCCGCTGTGGCAACGGCAAGTGTATCCCCGAAGCCTGGAAATGCAACAGCATGGACGAGTGCGGAGATGGGTCTGACGAGCAGGTCTGCGCGCGGGAGGCCGACCCCCCGACGGCCACTTCCTTTCAGCCCTGTGCCTACAACCAGTTCCAGTGTCTGTCTCGGTTCACCAAGGTTTACACTTGCCTCCCCGAATCTTTAAAATGCGACGGCAACATTGACTGTCTGGACCTCGGAGATGAGATCGACTGTGACACGCCAACCTGTGGGCAGTGGCTCAAATATTTCTACGGTACTTTCAGTTCTCCCAATTATCCAGATTTCTACCCTCCTGGAAGCAACTGCACCTGGTTAATAGACACGGGTGATCATCGTAAAGTCATTTTACGCTTCACCGACTTTAAACTCGATGGGACTGGGTATGGCGATTATGTCAAAATATACGATGGATTAGAGGAGAATCCACACAAGCTTTTGCGAGTCTTAACGGCTTTTGATTCTCATGCACCTCTTACAGTTGTGTCTTCTTCCGGACAGATCAGGGTCCATTTTTGTGCCGACAAAGTGAATGCCGCAAGGGGATTTAATGCCACTTACCAAGTAGATGGCTTCTGTTTGCCTTGGGAAATACCCTGTGGGGGTAACTGGGGGTGTTACACAGAACAGCAGCGCTGTGATGGGTATTGGCATTGCCCAAACGGAAGGGATGAAATAAATTGCACCATGTGCCAAAAGGAAGAATTCCCATGTTCCCGAAACGGTGTCTGTTACCCTCGTTCTGATCGCTGCAACTACCAGAATCATTGCCCAAATGGCTCAGATGAAAAAAACTGCTTTTTTTGCCAGCCAGGAAATTTTCACTGTAAAAACAACCGTTGTGTGTTTGAAAGCTGGGTGTGTGATTCCCAGGATGACTGCGGTGATGGCAGCGATGAGGAGAATTGCCCGGTGATTGTGCCTACCAGAGTCATAACTGCAGCCGTCATAGGGAGCCTTATCTGCGGCCTGTTACTGGTCATTGCGTTGGGATGTACCTGTAAGCTCTATTCTCTGAGAATGTTTGAACGAAG GTCATTTGAAACACAGTTGTCAAGAGTGGAAGCAGAATTGCTAAGAAGAGAAGCTCCTCCCTCCTATGGACAACTGATCGCTCAGGGTTTAATTCCACCAGTTGAAGATTTTCCTGTTTGTTCACCTAATCAA gctTCTGTTTTGGAAAACTTGAGGCTAGCAGTACGATCTCAGCTTGGATTTACTTCAATCAGGCTTCCAATGGCAGGCAGATCCAGCAACATTTGGAAtcgtatttttaattttgcaagatCACGTCATTCAGGGTCATTGGCTTTGGTCTCAGCAGATGGAGATGAGGTCGTCCCTAGTCAGAGTAACAGCAGAGAACCTGAAAGAAATCACACTCACAGAAGTCTGTTTTCCGTGGAGTCCGAcgacacagacacagaaaatgagagaagagataTGGCCGGAGCATCTGGTGGGGTTGCCGCTCCTTTGCCCCAGAAAGTCCCTCCCACAACAGCAGTCGAAGCAACAGTGGGAGCAAGTGGAAGCTCCTCGACTCAGAGTACCCGAGGCGGTCACACAGAGAACGGAAGGGATGTGACAAGTGTGGAGCCCCCGGGTGTGAGTCCGGCCCGTCACCAGCTCACAAGTGCACTCAGTCGTATGACTCAGGGGCTGCGCTGGGTACGTTTTACGTTAGGGCGATCCAGCTCCGTAAATCAGAACCAGAGTCCTTTGAGACAGCTTGACAATGGGGCACATGCCagagaagaagatgatgatgtcGAAATGCTGATCCCAGTTTCTGATGGAGCTTCAGACTTGGATGTGAACGACTGCTCCAGACCTCTTCTCGATCTTGCCTCAGAGCAAGGACAAGGGTTTAGACAGCCATACAGCGCGACAAACCCTGGAGGAAGGCCAAGTAATCGAGACGGCCCCTGTGAGCGCTGCGGCATCGTCCACACTGCCCAGATCCCGGACACTTGCTTGGAAGCAACGCTGAAACAGGAGACGAGTGATGATGAGGCTTTGTTACTTTGTTAG